A genome region from Streptomyces antimycoticus includes the following:
- a CDS encoding SCO3374 family protein has translation MIHRVHGARPSAPAPAPSSRWYERELGWPTAGSDPVELLTGVAFDVIELPAVAGWAMLRRVPRTGPVAVEGAWMRLLVAPGSADELPGLLDWLEWGGVALDLGAIGAGGRITAPCPSRSWPPLLDAGAPGERCPQEPAVERCPQEAAVWLRPPDPKGEVEPTLPRTGFGGDGGAPDLVRLVNAAATECHRTRLVRARPLPRQRRAGKG, from the coding sequence ATGATCCACAGGGTCCACGGCGCGAGGCCGTCCGCGCCGGCACCGGCCCCCTCGTCACGCTGGTACGAGCGGGAGCTGGGCTGGCCGACGGCCGGCAGCGATCCCGTCGAATTGCTCACGGGGGTGGCCTTCGACGTCATCGAACTGCCGGCCGTGGCCGGATGGGCGATGCTGCGGCGCGTACCGCGGACCGGTCCGGTCGCGGTGGAGGGCGCCTGGATGCGGCTTCTGGTGGCCCCTGGCAGCGCCGACGAGCTTCCGGGGCTGCTCGACTGGCTGGAGTGGGGCGGTGTGGCCCTGGACCTGGGCGCGATCGGCGCCGGTGGCCGGATCACCGCGCCATGCCCCTCCCGCTCCTGGCCGCCGCTCCTGGACGCCGGGGCGCCCGGAGAGCGATGCCCGCAGGAGCCCGCCGTAGAGCGATGCCCGCAGGAGGCCGCCGTATGGCTGCGACCTCCCGACCCGAAGGGCGAGGTGGAGCCAACGCTGCCGAGGACAGGCTTCGGGGGCGATGGGGGCGCCCCCGATCTCGTACGGCTCGTGAACGCGGCGGCTACCGAATGCCACCGCACCCGATTGGTGCGCGCCCGGCCGCTGCCAAGGCAGCGGCGAGCCGGGAAAGGCTGA
- a CDS encoding histone-like nucleoid-structuring protein Lsr2 has product MAQKVQVLLVDDLDGGEADETVTFSLDGKSYEIDLTTTNADKLRDALEPYTKGGRRTGGRASGSRGKARAASGGSQDTAKIRAWAKENGYEVNDRGRVPATVREAYEKANG; this is encoded by the coding sequence ATGGCACAGAAGGTTCAGGTCCTTCTTGTCGACGACCTCGACGGCGGCGAGGCGGACGAGACCGTGACGTTCTCCCTTGACGGCAAGAGCTACGAGATCGACCTCACCACCACCAACGCGGACAAGCTCCGTGACGCCCTGGAGCCCTACACCAAGGGCGGCCGGCGCACCGGTGGCCGGGCTTCCGGCAGCCGGGGCAAGGCGCGCGCGGCGTCGGGCGGCAGCCAGGACACCGCGAAGATCCGCGCCTGGGCGAAGGAGAACGGCTACGAGGTCAACGACCGCGGCCGTGTTCCGGCGACCGTTCGTGAGGCATACGAGAAGGCCAACGGCTGA
- a CDS encoding amino-acid N-acetyltransferase, which translates to MSSPLSKVVTVRRARTGDVRAVRRLIDSYVDDRILLDKATVTLYEDIQEFWVAERDEDAEVIGCGALHVMWEDLAEVRTLAVDRTLKGTGVGHLVLDKLLQTARWLGVRRIFCLTFEVDFFTRHGFVEIGETPVDGDVYSELLRSYDEGVAEFLGLERVKPNTLGNSRMLLQL; encoded by the coding sequence ATGTCCTCCCCACTATCAAAAGTAGTCACCGTCCGCCGTGCCCGGACCGGCGATGTACGAGCGGTGCGCCGCCTCATCGACTCCTACGTGGACGATCGCATCCTGCTCGACAAAGCCACCGTGACGCTTTACGAGGACATCCAGGAGTTCTGGGTCGCCGAGCGCGACGAGGACGCTGAGGTCATTGGCTGTGGAGCGCTGCACGTCATGTGGGAAGACCTCGCGGAGGTCCGCACTCTCGCCGTCGATCGGACTCTCAAGGGCACCGGCGTAGGTCACCTGGTGCTCGACAAGCTGTTGCAGACGGCGCGCTGGCTGGGGGTGCGGCGCATTTTCTGCCTCACCTTCGAAGTCGACTTCTTCACCAGACACGGCTTCGTGGAGATCGGCGAGACGCCGGTCGACGGCGATGTGTACAGCGAGCTCCTGCGTTCCTATGACGAGGGCGTCGCCGAGTTCCTTGGTCTCGAACGGGTGAAGCCGAACACCCTTGGCAACAGCCGGATGCTTCTGCAACTGTGA
- a CDS encoding BlaI/MecI/CopY family transcriptional regulator produces the protein MPRPLGDLEDAVMTRVWKWNRPVTVREVLEDLQRERSIAYTTVMTVMDNLHHKGWLRREVEGRAYRYAAVSTRAAYSAALMNEAWSTSDNPAAALVAFFGMMSEEQRDALRDAMRVAQVGETGESPGESGR, from the coding sequence GTGCCTCGCCCATTGGGAGATCTCGAAGACGCGGTCATGACGCGGGTGTGGAAGTGGAACCGCCCGGTCACGGTCCGCGAAGTCCTGGAAGACCTTCAGCGGGAACGCTCGATCGCCTACACCACCGTCATGACGGTAATGGACAACCTCCATCACAAGGGCTGGCTGCGCCGGGAGGTGGAAGGCCGCGCCTATCGATATGCCGCGGTCTCCACGCGCGCCGCCTACTCGGCCGCACTGATGAACGAAGCGTGGTCGACCAGTGACAACCCCGCTGCCGCTCTCGTCGCGTTCTTCGGGATGATGTCCGAAGAGCAGCGCGACGCACTACGGGATGCCATGCGTGTCGCACAAGTGGGGGAGACCGGGGAGAGCCCCGGTGAGTCGGGGCGATGA
- a CDS encoding type III pantothenate kinase — protein sequence MLLTIDVGNTHTVLGLFDGEEIVEHWRISTDARRTADELAVLLQGLMGMHPLLGEELGDGIAGISICSTVPSVLHELREVTRRYYGDVPSVLVEPGVKTGVPILMDNPKEVGADRIINALAAVELYEGPCVVVDFGTATTFDAVSARGEYVGGVIAPGIEISVEALGVRGAQLRKIELARPRSVIGKNTVEAMQSGILYGFAGQVDGIVRRMARELAQDPEDVTVIATGGLAPMVLGESSVIDEHEPWLTLIGLRLVYERNVSRG from the coding sequence ATGCTGCTGACCATCGACGTCGGAAACACCCACACCGTGCTGGGCCTGTTCGACGGCGAGGAGATCGTCGAGCACTGGCGGATCTCCACCGACGCCCGCCGCACCGCCGATGAACTCGCCGTCCTGCTGCAGGGCCTGATGGGCATGCACCCGCTGCTCGGCGAGGAGCTGGGCGACGGCATCGCGGGCATCTCCATCTGCTCCACCGTCCCCTCGGTGCTCCACGAGCTGCGCGAGGTGACCCGCCGCTACTACGGCGATGTGCCGTCCGTCCTGGTCGAGCCGGGCGTGAAGACCGGTGTGCCGATCCTGATGGACAACCCCAAGGAGGTCGGCGCCGACCGGATCATCAACGCGCTGGCCGCCGTCGAGCTGTACGAGGGTCCGTGCGTGGTCGTCGACTTCGGCACCGCGACCACCTTCGACGCGGTCAGCGCGCGCGGCGAGTACGTGGGCGGGGTGATCGCGCCGGGCATCGAGATCTCGGTCGAGGCGCTGGGCGTACGCGGGGCGCAATTGCGCAAGATCGAGCTGGCCCGCCCGCGCAGCGTGATCGGGAAGAACACGGTGGAGGCCATGCAGTCCGGCATCCTCTACGGCTTCGCGGGCCAGGTGGACGGGATCGTCCGCCGAATGGCGCGGGAGCTGGCGCAGGACCCGGAGGACGTCACCGTGATCGCCACCGGCGGGCTGGCGCCCATGGTGCTAGGAGAATCCTCAGTGATCGATGAGCATGAGCCCTGGTTGACCCTGATCGGCCTCAGACTGGTCTACGAGCGGAACGTCTCGCGCGGCTGA
- the nadC gene encoding carboxylating nicotinate-nucleotide diphosphorylase: MSSTAEDRQPSVSLPLLQIGRPGEAAGCGDACGCGDDADGSGLDPMECGLDPDLAELLIGAGLDPIQVEDIAHMAIEEDLDQGVDVTTVATVPEDAFATGDFTAREAGTVAGLRIAEAILSVVCTDEFEVERHVEDGDRVAAGQKLLSVRTRTRDLLTGERSALNLLCRLSGIATATRAWADALDGTKTKVRDTRKTTPGLRALEKYAVRCGGGVNHRMSLSDAALVKDNHVIAAGGVAEAFGAVRAEFPDVPIEVEVDTLDQIPPVLQAGADLILLDNFTPERTREAVELVAGRAALESSGRLTLANARTYAETGVDYLAVGALTHSSPILDIGLDLREAEGK, translated from the coding sequence GTGAGCAGCACCGCCGAAGACCGCCAGCCATCCGTGTCCCTGCCGCTGCTGCAGATCGGCCGCCCCGGCGAGGCGGCGGGCTGCGGCGACGCCTGCGGCTGCGGCGACGACGCCGACGGCTCCGGGCTCGACCCGATGGAGTGCGGTCTGGACCCCGACCTGGCCGAGCTGCTGATCGGTGCCGGACTCGACCCCATCCAGGTCGAGGACATCGCGCACATGGCCATCGAGGAGGACCTCGACCAGGGCGTGGACGTCACCACCGTGGCCACCGTCCCCGAGGACGCCTTCGCCACCGGTGACTTCACGGCCCGTGAGGCGGGCACCGTCGCGGGGCTGCGGATCGCCGAGGCGATCCTGTCCGTCGTCTGTACGGACGAGTTCGAGGTCGAGCGGCATGTCGAGGACGGCGACCGGGTGGCGGCGGGCCAGAAGCTGCTCAGCGTCCGCACCCGCACCCGCGACCTGCTCACCGGTGAGCGCAGCGCGCTCAACCTCCTGTGCCGGCTCTCCGGTATCGCGACGGCGACCCGTGCGTGGGCGGATGCCCTCGACGGGACGAAGACCAAGGTCCGTGACACCCGTAAGACCACCCCGGGGCTGCGCGCCCTGGAGAAGTACGCGGTGCGCTGCGGCGGCGGGGTCAACCACCGGATGTCGCTCTCGGACGCCGCGCTGGTCAAGGACAACCACGTGATCGCGGCGGGCGGTGTCGCGGAGGCGTTCGGCGCCGTGCGGGCCGAGTTCCCGGACGTGCCGATCGAGGTGGAGGTCGACACCCTCGACCAGATCCCGCCGGTCCTTCAGGCGGGCGCGGACCTCATCCTGCTGGACAACTTCACCCCGGAGCGCACCCGCGAGGCCGTCGAGCTGGTCGCCGGGCGGGCCGCGCTGGAGTCCTCGGGGCGGCTGACGCTCGCGAACGCCCGTACGTACGCCGAGACGGGCGTCGACTATCTGGCGGTCGGCGCGCTCACCCACTCCTCCCCGATCCTGGACATCGGCCTGGACCTGCGCGAGGCCGAGGGGAAGTAA
- a CDS encoding L-aspartate oxidase — MTHPTGRPDAAAPATALRAPAPGWATEADVVVVGSGVAGLTVALRCAAAGAKVTVVTKARLDDGSTRWAQGGIAAALGEGDTPEQHLDDTLVAGAGLCDERAVRTLVTEGPDAVRRLIATGARFDADDETGEILLTREGGHHRRRIAHAGGDATGAEISRALVEAVRAAGIDTVENALVLDLLKDGSGRAAGVTLHVMGEGQRDGVGAVRAGAVVLATGGMGQIFSATTNPAVSTGDGVALALRAGAEVSDLEFVQFHPTVLWLGPEAEGQQPLVSEAVRGEGAHLVDADGVRFMQGRHELAELAPRDIVAKGITRRMQERGAEHMYLDARHFGARMWERRFPTILAACRAHGIDPVTEPIPVAPAAHYASGGVRTDLRGRTTVPGLYACGEVACTGVHGANRLASNSLLEGLVFAERIAEDITAAEGPARPAATAEQPYTGAPGEAPLLASEARYEIQHIMTHGAGVLRSAESLARAADRLEGVHDDAAAQLRRDGKTAEPGVESWEATNLHLVARVLVAAALRREETRGCHWREDRPARDDAAWRRHLLVTLRPDGALDVRSTDSEAFPPPTTPRTETESRP, encoded by the coding sequence ATGACCCATCCGACCGGGCGGCCCGACGCCGCGGCCCCCGCCACCGCCCTGCGCGCTCCCGCCCCCGGCTGGGCCACCGAGGCCGATGTCGTGGTCGTCGGCTCCGGGGTCGCCGGGCTGACCGTGGCGCTGCGCTGTGCCGCGGCCGGGGCCAAGGTCACCGTGGTCACCAAGGCCCGCCTGGACGACGGCTCCACGCGCTGGGCCCAGGGCGGCATAGCCGCCGCCCTCGGCGAGGGCGACACCCCCGAGCAGCATCTGGACGACACCCTGGTGGCCGGCGCCGGGCTCTGCGACGAGCGGGCGGTACGGACGCTGGTCACCGAGGGACCCGACGCGGTGCGCCGGCTCATCGCCACCGGCGCCCGCTTCGACGCCGACGACGAGACCGGCGAGATCCTGCTGACCCGCGAGGGCGGTCACCACCGCCGCCGGATAGCCCACGCGGGCGGCGACGCGACCGGTGCGGAGATCTCCCGGGCCCTGGTCGAGGCGGTGCGCGCGGCCGGTATCGACACCGTGGAGAACGCCCTGGTGCTCGACCTGCTCAAGGACGGCTCCGGCCGGGCGGCCGGGGTCACCCTGCACGTCATGGGCGAGGGCCAGCGGGACGGCGTGGGCGCGGTGCGGGCGGGCGCGGTGGTCCTCGCCACGGGCGGCATGGGCCAGATCTTCTCCGCGACCACCAACCCCGCCGTCTCCACCGGTGACGGGGTCGCGCTCGCGCTGCGCGCCGGGGCCGAGGTCAGCGATCTGGAGTTCGTGCAGTTCCACCCCACGGTGCTGTGGCTGGGCCCGGAGGCGGAGGGCCAGCAGCCGCTGGTCTCGGAGGCGGTGCGCGGCGAGGGCGCCCATCTCGTCGACGCCGACGGCGTGCGCTTCATGCAGGGCCGGCACGAGCTGGCCGAGCTGGCGCCCCGTGACATCGTCGCCAAGGGCATCACGCGGCGGATGCAGGAGCGCGGCGCCGAGCATATGTACCTGGACGCCCGCCACTTCGGGGCCCGGATGTGGGAGCGGCGCTTCCCGACCATCCTCGCCGCCTGCCGCGCGCACGGTATCGACCCGGTGACCGAGCCCATCCCGGTCGCCCCGGCCGCGCACTACGCGAGCGGCGGGGTCCGCACCGATCTGCGCGGCCGCACCACCGTCCCCGGGCTCTACGCCTGCGGGGAGGTCGCCTGCACCGGGGTGCACGGCGCCAACCGGCTGGCCTCCAACTCCCTTCTGGAGGGCCTGGTCTTCGCGGAGCGCATCGCGGAGGACATCACCGCCGCAGAGGGCCCCGCGCGCCCCGCCGCGACCGCCGAGCAGCCGTACACCGGTGCCCCCGGTGAAGCGCCCCTGCTCGCCTCCGAGGCCCGCTACGAGATCCAGCACATCATGACCCACGGCGCCGGAGTGCTGCGCTCCGCCGAGAGCCTGGCCCGCGCCGCCGACCGGCTGGAGGGCGTCCACGACGACGCCGCGGCGCAGCTGCGGCGGGACGGCAAGACGGCCGAGCCCGGGGTCGAGTCCTGGGAGGCCACCAACCTGCATCTGGTCGCCCGGGTCCTGGTCGCCGCCGCGCTCCGCCGGGAGGAGACCCGCGGCTGCCACTGGCGCGAGGACCGCCCCGCGCGGGACGACGCGGCCTGGCGCCGCCACCTCCTGGTCACCCTCCGCCCGGACGGCGCCCTCGATGTCCGTTCCACGGACTCCGAAGCGTTTCCCCCACCGACCACCCCCCGAACCGAGACGGAGTCCCGCCCGTGA
- the panC gene encoding pantoate--beta-alanine ligase: MSPKLWTKALPGEPDVELFRHRSDLDTALANFAVPGRTAVVMTMGALHDGHASLIRAARARVGAKGLVTVTVFVNPLQFGAGEDLDRYPRTLDADLKVAAEAGADIVFAPSAEEMYPGGEPHIRVTAGSMGERYEGASRPGHFDGMLTVVAKLLHLTRPDAAFFGEKDAQQLALVRRMARDLDFPVEIVGVPTVREGDGLALSSRNRYLSAQERDTALALSRALFAGRDAGLLAAGEGPAGAEEHELIRVASPAAVRSAARVVLDEAARLEPPLVLDYLGLADPADFTEVSDGHTGEAVLAVAAKVGATRLIDNIRLWIGAAR; the protein is encoded by the coding sequence ATGAGCCCGAAGCTGTGGACCAAGGCGCTTCCTGGGGAGCCGGATGTGGAGCTGTTCCGCCATCGCTCGGATCTGGACACGGCGCTCGCAAACTTCGCCGTGCCAGGGCGCACGGCCGTCGTGATGACCATGGGCGCGCTGCACGACGGGCACGCCTCGCTCATCCGCGCCGCCCGCGCCCGGGTGGGCGCCAAGGGCCTGGTGACCGTCACCGTCTTCGTCAATCCGCTGCAGTTCGGCGCGGGCGAGGACCTCGACCGCTATCCGCGCACCCTCGACGCCGACCTCAAGGTCGCGGCCGAGGCGGGCGCGGACATCGTCTTCGCCCCGTCCGCCGAGGAGATGTATCCGGGCGGCGAGCCGCATATCCGGGTCACCGCCGGCTCCATGGGCGAGCGCTATGAGGGCGCCTCGCGGCCCGGCCACTTCGACGGGATGCTCACCGTCGTCGCCAAGCTGCTCCATCTCACCCGCCCCGACGCCGCCTTCTTCGGCGAGAAGGACGCCCAGCAGCTGGCGCTGGTCCGCCGGATGGCGCGCGACCTGGACTTCCCGGTCGAGATCGTCGGCGTTCCCACCGTCCGGGAGGGCGACGGCCTCGCCCTCTCCAGCCGTAACCGCTATCTGTCGGCCCAGGAGCGGGACACCGCGCTGGCCCTGTCCAGGGCGCTGTTCGCGGGGCGCGACGCGGGGCTGCTGGCGGCCGGGGAGGGTCCGGCCGGCGCCGAGGAGCACGAGCTCATACGGGTCGCGTCCCCCGCCGCGGTGCGGTCCGCGGCGCGCGTGGTGCTCGACGAGGCGGCGCGGCTCGAGCCGCCGCTCGTCCTCGACTATCTGGGCCTGGCCGACCCCGCCGACTTCACCGAGGTCTCCGACGGACACACCGGCGAGGCCGTGCTGGCCGTCGCGGCCAAGGTCGGCGCCACCCGCCTGATAGACAACATCCGCCTGTGGATCGGAGCCGCCCGATGA
- a CDS encoding Rossmann-like and DUF2520 domain-containing protein produces the protein MNAQPLPEPQDRPARLTVGVVGAGRVGPALAASLRLAGHRPVAASGVSDASVRRAAVLLPEVPIVPPSEVLARAELVLLTVPDDALPELIAGLTETGAVRPGQLLVHTSGRYGVSVLEPALRAGALPLALHPVMTFTGTSVDVQRLAGCSFGVTAPEELRLAAEALVIEMGGEPEWIAEESRPLYHAALAIGANHLTTLVAQSLELLRASGVEAPDRMLGPLLGAALDNALRSGDAALTGPVARGDAGTVAAHVAELRRHAPHAVAGYLAMARTTADRALAHGLLKPELAEDLLGVLSDVTDARGRGGSES, from the coding sequence GTGAACGCACAACCACTTCCCGAGCCGCAGGACCGCCCGGCCCGGCTCACCGTCGGGGTCGTCGGCGCGGGCCGCGTCGGCCCGGCCCTCGCCGCCTCGCTGCGGCTGGCCGGGCACCGCCCGGTCGCCGCCTCCGGTGTCTCCGACGCCTCCGTGCGCCGGGCCGCCGTCCTGCTCCCCGAGGTCCCGATCGTCCCGCCCTCCGAGGTGCTGGCGCGGGCCGAGCTGGTGCTGCTCACCGTCCCCGACGACGCCCTGCCCGAGCTGATCGCGGGCCTGACCGAAACCGGTGCGGTGCGCCCCGGTCAGCTGCTGGTGCACACCTCCGGCCGCTATGGCGTCAGTGTGCTGGAGCCCGCGCTGCGGGCCGGGGCGCTGCCGCTCGCGCTGCACCCCGTCATGACCTTCACCGGCACCTCGGTGGACGTCCAGCGGCTGGCCGGCTGCTCCTTCGGCGTCACCGCCCCCGAGGAGCTGCGGCTGGCGGCCGAGGCGCTGGTCATCGAGATGGGCGGGGAGCCCGAGTGGATCGCGGAGGAGTCCCGCCCGCTCTATCACGCCGCCCTCGCCATCGGCGCCAACCACCTCACCACGCTGGTCGCCCAGTCCCTGGAGCTGCTGCGCGCGTCCGGGGTCGAGGCCCCCGACCGGATGCTCGGCCCCCTCCTCGGCGCCGCGCTGGACAACGCGCTGCGCAGCGGCGACGCCGCCTTGACCGGCCCGGTCGCGCGCGGCGACGCGGGCACGGTCGCCGCCCATGTCGCCGAGCTGCGGCGGCACGCCCCGCACGCCGTCGCCGGCTATCTGGCCATGGCCCGCACGACCGCGGACCGGGCGCTCGCGCACGGCCTGCTCAAGCCGGAGCTCGCGGAGGACCTGCTGGGCGTGCTCTCGGATGTGACCGACGCACGGGGCCGGGGAGGCAGTGAGTCATGA
- a CDS encoding threonine aldolase family protein codes for MKDRTGTADESDGTRIAADGTADKTADETPAAADEATGDTERAARVRRLTAWHGSERTLTRGPAERRITERLSALTAALTADPSPYGGDGWVDIYGDGIVEELERRVAALLGMEAAAFFPTGTMAQQVALRCWAGRTGNPVVAVHPLSHLEVHERDAYLTVSGLRAVHPTSEPRPPTAEEVLGLDEPFGTLALELPLRDAGFVLPEWDELVAVVEAARERDAVVHFDGARLWECTAHLGRELPEIAGLADSVYVSFYKSLDGISGAALAGPETLVAEARAWRHRYGGQLFQQWPAALAALDGLDRELPRLASYVAHARVVAQALRTAFTAEGVGWSRVHPEVPHTHQFQVWLPYPAAVLDEAGVRLAEETGTTLFRRWREPGPPGLAATELTVASPALDWTADDVTAAAGAFFARVRELTAGDG; via the coding sequence ATGAAGGACAGGACGGGCACGGCAGACGAGTCGGACGGCACGCGCATCGCCGCGGACGGGACGGCGGACAAGACGGCGGACGAGACTCCGGCCGCGGCGGACGAGGCCACCGGCGACACGGAGCGGGCCGCGCGAGTGCGCCGCCTCACGGCCTGGCACGGCTCCGAGCGGACGCTCACCCGCGGGCCCGCGGAGCGGCGGATCACCGAGCGGCTGTCCGCCCTCACGGCCGCCCTTACGGCCGACCCCTCGCCGTACGGCGGGGACGGCTGGGTGGACATCTACGGGGACGGCATCGTCGAGGAGCTGGAGCGGCGGGTCGCCGCGCTGCTGGGCATGGAGGCCGCGGCGTTCTTCCCCACCGGCACCATGGCGCAGCAGGTCGCGCTGCGCTGCTGGGCGGGGCGCACCGGCAATCCGGTGGTGGCGGTGCATCCGCTGTCGCATCTGGAGGTGCATGAGCGGGACGCGTATCTGACGGTGAGCGGGCTGCGCGCGGTGCATCCCACCAGCGAGCCGCGGCCGCCCACCGCCGAGGAGGTCCTCGGCCTCGACGAGCCGTTCGGCACGCTCGCCCTCGAACTCCCGCTGCGCGACGCCGGATTCGTGCTGCCCGAGTGGGACGAGCTGGTCGCGGTCGTGGAGGCGGCCCGGGAGCGGGACGCGGTGGTGCACTTCGACGGGGCGCGGCTGTGGGAGTGCACGGCCCACTTGGGCCGGGAGCTGCCGGAGATCGCCGGCCTGGCGGACTCCGTCTATGTGTCCTTCTACAAGTCGCTCGACGGCATCTCGGGAGCGGCGCTGGCCGGGCCCGAGACCCTGGTGGCGGAGGCCAGGGCGTGGCGCCACCGGTACGGCGGCCAGCTCTTCCAGCAGTGGCCGGCGGCGCTGGCCGCGCTGGACGGCCTGGACCGTGAGCTGCCGAGGCTTGCGTCGTACGTGGCGCATGCGCGGGTGGTGGCGCAGGCGCTGCGGACGGCGTTCACGGCCGAGGGGGTGGGGTGGTCCCGGGTGCATCCGGAGGTGCCGCACACCCACCAGTTCCAGGTGTGGCTGCCGTATCCGGCGGCGGTGCTGGACGAGGCGGGGGTGCGGCTGGCGGAGGAGACCGGGACGACGCTGTTCCGTCGCTGGCGGGAGCCTGGGCCGCCCGGTCTGGCCGCGACGGAGCTGACGGTCGCCTCACCCGCACTCGACTGGACGGCCGACGATGTCACGGCCGCGGCCGGTGCCTTCTTCGCCCGGGTCCGGGAGCTCACGGCGGGGGACGGCTGA
- a CDS encoding DUF5937 family protein: protein MANVIDIAGLPPERIVFSPSPLAELGAALHVLSEPGHHPGLHGWATATSSALKPDLADRLCEADFLWRSSRSDLLLPAIPGATLAEELDALDRIDDETFVAAAFEIACSAAYTRRTPSPLVDADERARVREMAAARGPRQAAFTHRMLEDPDGLRVWLRRLLEDCDQAFFADTWRRTRIQLAADARHKAELLQRKGLGEALTAASAALSLSEDGDSILVDKLAGGRTTAYGDGITFIPTAFGWPHLIVLYAPGWRPVIQYPVAAPELPPPAALELVQRRLEALAHPMRMRLCRTLARGPHTTGELSESYGITPPEVSRHIAVLKKAGLLTTRRRGRYVLHQLDLPSVARLGSDFLESVLR, encoded by the coding sequence ATGGCCAATGTCATCGACATCGCCGGGCTGCCGCCCGAGCGCATCGTCTTCAGCCCGTCCCCGCTCGCCGAGCTGGGCGCCGCGCTCCATGTGCTGTCCGAGCCCGGCCACCACCCCGGGCTGCACGGCTGGGCCACCGCCACATCCTCCGCTCTCAAGCCGGACCTCGCCGACCGGCTCTGCGAGGCGGACTTCCTGTGGCGCTCCTCCCGCTCCGATCTGCTGCTCCCGGCCATCCCCGGGGCGACGCTCGCGGAGGAACTGGACGCGCTGGACCGGATCGACGACGAGACGTTCGTGGCGGCCGCCTTCGAGATCGCCTGCTCCGCCGCGTACACCCGGCGCACCCCCTCACCGCTGGTCGACGCGGACGAACGGGCCCGGGTCCGCGAGATGGCGGCCGCCCGGGGGCCGCGCCAGGCGGCGTTCACCCACCGCATGCTGGAGGACCCGGACGGGCTGCGGGTCTGGTTGCGACGGCTGCTGGAGGACTGCGACCAGGCGTTCTTCGCCGACACCTGGCGGCGGACGCGGATCCAGCTGGCCGCCGACGCCCGCCACAAGGCGGAACTGCTGCAGCGCAAGGGGCTCGGGGAGGCGCTGACGGCGGCCTCCGCCGCGCTGTCGCTGTCGGAGGACGGGGACAGCATCCTGGTCGACAAGCTGGCGGGCGGCCGTACGACGGCGTACGGGGACGGCATCACCTTCATCCCGACCGCCTTCGGCTGGCCGCATCTCATCGTCCTGTACGCCCCCGGCTGGCGCCCGGTGATCCAGTACCCGGTCGCCGCGCCCGAACTCCCCCCGCCCGCCGCCCTGGAGCTCGTCCAGCGCCGCCTCGAGGCCCTGGCCCACCCGATGCGGATGCGGCTGTGCCGCACCCTGGCCCGCGGCCCGCACACCACCGGTGAGCTCTCCGAGTCCTACGGCATCACGCCCCCGGAGGTCTCCCGCCATATCGCCGTGCTGAAGAAGGCCGGTCTCCTCACCACCCGCCGCCGCGGCCGCTACGTGCTGCACCAGCTCGACCTGCCGTCGGTGGCCCGCCTGGGCAGCGACTTCCTGGAGAGCGTGCTGCGGTAG
- a CDS encoding ArsR/SmtB family transcription factor, with protein MSNRSHRAAPEHTHPDDVPVQTALAALADPVRLQLVRELATTADWEHTCGTFDVPVGKAALSHHFSVLRAAGLIEQRDMGPKRVNRLRRPEFDQRFPGLLDLVLRDRQENGESER; from the coding sequence ATGAGCAACCGAAGCCACCGGGCCGCACCCGAGCACACCCACCCCGACGACGTCCCGGTGCAGACCGCGCTCGCGGCGCTCGCCGACCCCGTACGGCTTCAACTGGTACGCGAACTGGCCACCACCGCCGACTGGGAGCACACCTGCGGCACCTTCGACGTGCCCGTGGGCAAGGCCGCCCTCAGCCACCACTTCTCGGTGCTGCGCGCGGCCGGGCTGATCGAGCAGCGCGACATGGGCCCCAAGCGGGTCAACCGGCTGCGCCGCCCGGAGTTCGACCAGCGCTTCCCCGGGCTGCTCGACCTGGTCCTGCGCGACCGGCAGGAGAACGGCGAGAGCGAACGGTAG